The genomic interval CAGTAAGTCGTAAGTGGCTGAAGCAAATCAGAGGCGACTCAAGACCCAGTGAGTCTCTGAGTAACCAAACCCAAGGGGTATTTGGATTTATAGCCAAAAGGTCATTTTGAAAGAGCACACCTTCCAGTCTGCTACTGTCCCGAGTTTTTGCTCACCAAGTGTGCAGGGAACTTCACTCAATAATTCTGAAGGTCTCATTTCTGAGCCAGCCCGAACTGGTACTATGTCTCCAGCTTGCCATGACATGCCTTACAAAAAAACCTGCCTGGCTGGAGGCAGCTGCTTCGAAGGATGAATGTACTAGACCTTTAAAAGTTAGAGTGTCTCTCCTCCCCTCGGAGTCTGAGgggtcacctttttttttttttttcctgtgtagcctcggctgtcctggaactcattgtgtagaccaggctgtcctagaactcagagatctacctgcctccctgGTGAACTTTGTCAtcattaaagacatgtgccaccactgcctggctgagtcACCTCCTAAGAGGgttctataatttctttttttcttttttaacatttactAGCTAGATTTATAATATGctctacccccccccaaaaaaaaaaaaacgaacagAAAAACATATTCAAGCCATAAGCTGAGGGcccacacttttttctttcttctagtatATTGGTAACACATTCTCAGGGTATTCAAAACCAACCTACAAAGGCAGGAGTTTTTATTAGTCTGGTTTATAGATAAACACACAGTCATGCTTAAACCTCCCAGCCATTAAATGACCAAGGTAAACCAGTGTTTTATACTATGGCTATCGAGCATACAACGCCACCTACTATCAGCCGTAACTGAACAGGATGCAGTGTGGCATCTAAGGGGATGCCAGCCCATTTATAAAAACCACAGTGTAAATGGGTGCCTAGGGTCTTGAGAAACTTGGGGGAGATAGAAGGGGATGGAAGCGCTGCTCATCAGTGGAGGCTCTGGGCCTCCCACCTAGGTAGCTTTCAAACAAACTTTTTGAATGTGTCTGGCCAGGTGCCAAGTGACCTGAAGTATCACTGCAGCCTACTCCTGGGACAAAAGAACGTAAGGTTTCGGGCAAGAGCTCTTTGCTCACAGAGAGGAGTCTCCATGGGACCAGCCAAGCAGCTAGGTTCTGTGCAGGTGGTCTGTACCATCCCAATCCACCTTAGGCTTTGATCTGCCTTCGTGTGACTTGACTCTGTCATATATAAAATGTTCCTGGTTTATTTGCAGAGGGAGTCATGTAAAGTCATATTCTTGCAGAAGctggcagatatctgtgagttccaggacagccagggctacacagaaattttctcaagacaaaacaaaacaaaacaaatgggagGTGCAGAGGTGGCTGAGAGcttaagaggtcctgagttcaattcccagctaccacatggtATCTCATAAACATCTACagtggggtctggtgccctctcctGGTATGCAGGCATGCATTCAGGGAGAacactatatacataataaatctgAAAAGCAAAGAATAGTTGAGAGCCATTCAGTTCATTTGGTTTTAATAGTGGGTTTTGGTGGCTCTTTGTAGTGTTAgctattgaacccagggcttgtaCATTCAtagtctctctcccttctctcctctcctctcccccttctaatctttcttattctctcttcctgctcctctctccatctctccctctccctggctatcctgggacaCTCATGCAACACACTGCCATTGAACTACACCCCCAACTCATTCCTAGCGCTGTGACAGAGTGCCctgacaaaatcaacttaaggaGGGAAGGGTTTGTCCTGGTGTACAGTTCAAGGTGGCAGAAGACGTACCACATGCAGGGAAGGCAGAGGAGCATCAGAAGGCTGGCTGTTCATATGGTATCTGCTATTAAGAATGGAGAGCTGAAAGGTGGGGGAGTGCTACAACAGCAGAAGCTAGCTGACAGTAACTTACTTTCTCAGGCAAGGGTCCACCATCTAAAGATTCCACAGCCCTCCAAATCAGGAACAAACCAGAGACCAAGTGGTTCAAACACAGGTGGGGGGACGTGGAGCATTTCACATGTCGCCACAACAAATGGTTTTAGAGGAAGTGCTAAAGATGGACTGTGAGGATAACTGCCTAGCAGAGATGGAGTAATAAATACCACCGAACTGCTtactttaaaattgttaaaatgaCAAGAggcgggggagggagggagggacactAAAGACGCTTGGGGATCAGAAGATCAGAATTTGGGACCctagagccagggctacacctgCATTTCTGGACCTTCTGAAACAGCTCTGTCATCCTACCAATCCAGGAAGGACCACACAGCCTTGGAAGGGAAACTACTGCCTTGCATATGATTGTCACGAAGGTCATAGCTTCCCCTAGTTAATCCCTTGTGAAGCATCCGCCTTTGGGGATTTTCTTCTTGCTTTAGACACTAAAGTAAGTCTGTGATTCTGTGTGTCTACCCTGTGCCACCACCCTTGGCCTTGTAACTGTCTCACAAGCCACTGTTTTAGGGTCTCTCATAGCACAGTTAGCCTCTCCACCCAAGCCTGAAACATTTCATCTAAAGAGGGCATCTCCCTGCTGCTTCCCTTTGAGTCTGGACCTCCCCACTTTCTTCCAGCATTTCTTGGATGATGACTTGCAAGGCTTTGCCCAGAAGGCTGGCTGAGAGCCAGTGTGACAAAGGAGGGACATGGATGAGCGCTGCATGCCCGGTCCCAAGGTGCAGAGACAGGTAATAGGTGTAATCGCAGATGTACCTGCAACCACATGAAACTCCCCATTACTCCCAGATCTTGTCACTGCCAGACACAGTACACTTTTCATAAAGCATGAGTTTGTGGGTGCCCATGCCCACATGCCCACTACCACTTGTGTTCGGCTCTTCTGATAAAGGACACGGGCCTAAGAACACACCAGACAGATACTGGTTCTTGGGCTCATAGTCTATTGACCAGCAAGTGGTCAGGACAGAATTGAGCCAGCCTTTCAAACAACTAGTGGTAAAACACCTTCACCACAGTGACTCCCTTATTGCCATCTTCCTTCAGGTATTTCTTTATCCCTAGAAGAGAGAAGGTGCTTGGGAGGAGGGGCCATCAGTGTTTGGAGAAGAGCTTAAATTAATCTATAGTGCCTATGACAAATAAGGGGAATTTTGGAGATGCCTGTGACCAAAGCAGCCACATGGACAGCATAGGATAGCCttttgaggaaagagaagggactCCAAGGGACAATCCCTCTCTTCCACCTGTTTGGCACAAGGACTCCTGAAGTACCTGCCCGAGTCTCTAGAAAAGGCCACCTCGACATCCTCAATAGCAACACGCCGGCAGACCTCCTTCATGTTGACAACAGACAGCATCACTTCGGGACCACCTGGGAGGCACACACCATCCTCTGGCTGAAAGCCTCTTACATCTGAATCCCGATAGCCTCGGTTTTTACCACACTGTTCCAGAAAgatggccttggaggaagtgtccATGCCCACATGCACAGCAAGCTGtatgaacatacatataa from Arvicanthis niloticus isolate mArvNil1 chromosome 1, mArvNil1.pat.X, whole genome shotgun sequence carries:
- the Pgpep1l gene encoding pyroglutamyl-peptidase 1-like protein translates to MHPMEPTESTEVCSAMTLECPETARSAPEGRGLSTLPTWSFSVLDPGWTSLEQPGLMDSQSRCVVVTGFGPFRQHLVNSSWEAVKELSKLGLGVDTNIELRTLQLPVDYREVKQRLTTIWEDFQPQLAVHVGMDTSSKAIFLEQCGKNRGYRDSDVRGFQPEDGVCLPGGPEVMLSVVNMKEVCRRVAIEDVEVAFSRDSGRYICDYTYYLSLHLGTGHAALIHVPPLSHWLSASLLGKALQVIIQEMLEESGEVQTQREAAGRCPL